The following is a genomic window from Leptidea sinapis chromosome 1, ilLepSina1.1, whole genome shotgun sequence.
tcgaatggcgccaactgcgatgaaatcggtcaagccgttgaAAAGTTATATTTGGTTTgcatacatccatacacacacagacacacacataCAGACATCATCGTGgggaaaactcgattttcgaaaaacggggaAAGACCAATAACATCCCGAATCttcgaaaattttattttttattagcgggaagataaaaatatttatgtattacacGAGAACGGAGAACGAAAACTATACGAGAACCAAGCCCTCTGTTTCATGTATTGGCTTCGACACGGACTTCCCGTGGTGTCACACAATTTGGTTAGCCTTATTCAACATATATCTTCTGTATAATGTTGTCatcacaattaataaatactagcggccttacaaataaaaatgttttataacaaCTCTATTCTACCATTATATTGAGTATGGTTATACttgtaataaattgaaaatagaatAAGAATGTTGTTGACAATTAAACGAAATATAGGCTTTCTCTCTTCTGTTAAGTCAAAATAGGGTCATAATCGTGTCAAAATGCACAAGTCGGCAACAGCGCAAACAATTGTTCTATGATGTAGTAATACCACAATAGACTTATGTAACAGTATGGAGGCTACCTACaacaaacgttcgaaatgacacactcacacaaacatacatgcgcATCGATGAGGCCCCTAAACGGTTTTCGCGGTGGCCAAGGCACTCTCATATAAAGCTcgcaaaaaatttaatgtatggAAAGTAGCGCTCCAAGCGGGAAGAGTAAcagaaaattaaaatgtaaaaaaaaatattattatttcatttcatttatcatACATCAGcacatttctgtacgttaatctacgGTCCGCACTCGAGACTCGAGTCGCGTTGCGGCGTTCGACTTGGATCGGCTGAGCGGCGATGTCATGgcgtcatatttattttgttacagaaatcaaatataatgttataattcatgatttcttaactgtagtatgtaattctatgatttttttatttttgtaattagtgcatcttcccataacacaagacggcattttaatgttgtcatATTGTAAGCGATTCTGtcaaaaacaaacataatatcattgcgTGTGGCGATATAGTcggtaaaatactatttttagcTCAATTTCAGTTCTTGTTTTATtctcaagtataactttatatcatatttatttgtaaggccgtacctgttatttataaaattaagatcAACACAATCCAAAATGATCCATAAGTGTGAAATAGACAGATCACTATGGGTGAGACGTATTTATCGTCACAGGTAtttgtaacaggtattaaaatatcaccggttgtcactgtgacaagatatcattaataacagtgacaagtattaggagtattttgtaacaactagtattttgtaacaactagtattttgtaacaactagtattttgtaacaactagtattttataacacctagtattttagtatcgactgttatttgagtaacacctgttactgaacaagtatttgataacaactagtattttagtaacaactcttactgaacaagtatttaataacagctgatatttgagtaatacctgttattgaacaaataattaggagtatttagtaggtattaaggttaacagtattttgatacagctataattgtgtgatttgtaggtctgttatattatttttaattcaataggtaataaaatagttatggttcaactattcttttaaaatatgtgggataagaaaaaccctgtttacttttattgtttactgaatatttttcttttagacgcatttgtaaataatagatacatcactttcatacatttatttaacatactattgttaagataatataggtaggtacctaattaaaatattgaaatggaattcaaatttcaaatggaAGACCCTGTCTCTGATATCATTTTTCGTAATCGTATTTATTCACAGTTATATTGTGCCTACGAGCAGGAAAATACGGCTCACCTCTTCGAAAGAAAAAACCTATACTTATTGGTAATTTGATAGtacctactgaataatatatttttatgatgtttatttctactttattgttgaattattcATATGATAAGGGCACATATTAATTGTGTACTAGGTAAGGATCTCTGTTTAAACATAGGTAGtatgaaaaataatgaatacgaaagtataatgattatttttattacatcaaaactataaaaataattaataggtctGTACAGCTTTACCTAATCAGAACTTTTGCaattcgaagttaccacaagagaaagtactatgtaatacgtatagatggcgctaacaagtaacaccaaacaacgaaaaatatacgcctcactacagtagctagtatattatcacagataatattaaaataacagctagtattttgtaacatgTATTTGTCGCTGTTACTTTTAAGTAAAAGTCACCGTCATTCCTAGTATTGCATTTTGCCTAGTACGTCTCAACTCTACAGACCACGTACCTAGGTATATTGTAATGATGATGACAAATGATTGACACaagcaattattaattaacaaactGTTAGCTGTCAGCACACAGTTAATACTATGAAGGTCATGCTGAGGACttaaatactataaaattaatttggtaATAGGTTGGAGAAAAGTATTTTCACATAATAATCGtataaacttttaatataatttctttaGCTGTACTATTTCACTcatatcacaaaaaataatttattaatgtgttcagaaatttatttgtagccggttacattatctctggacgtGACGTTGTTGGTGTGACATCATCACTTTGTTgtggtgtgcaaaacaagctttattattaattaataacctactatttatattttcagtattataCATTGATGTAAaagtgttgtgttgtgatgcttcttataatgatgaaaaattatCTAATTAACTATTAACAAAAGTCAAGTCAGtcaaatgtaacaatgaaaacttcaaaaacaaagcagtgatagtacaaaaatatcacatgtacctaacggtaatgaaactgtaaaccgtactgacgcaacaggacgagcgcgaggagTTGAAAGGGGAATGGGAGGGGGGcatcacgttccagcgaggactagagataatgtggccgtgtgTTTATGTGAAAATGAGTGAATCTAATTAAGAAATTCGAAACATATTAAAACTAAAGTTTAGTCGGTTATTATTTGTATCACAGCAAGGTTATTGTACAATAATACAGTGCAAATGATCAGGGGCAAACACTGCTTACTTTACTATGAAGTCAATCACATATCATGTAGTGCCAGCCTAAACATGTCATGTTCAACATAGAACGAGTTCCCTATTGGTTTTAATACAAATGTTTGTAAATATCCATGTGGTAGATCTTCATCAGTCTAtgtgaaacaaaaatatattaaaaatgtgttaACATCACAATTGTGTACTATTACTTATTTGGATCTATATAGTATATACCTACTATGTGGTTTCTATACCTACTAGGTGTTTCCATAACATTTTCCATGAGtctaaatttaatgtaatgtaataattcaacttaaataaaataaaattactttgcacaggatgccggctagattataggtacagcgcctatttctgcggtgaagcagtaatatgtaatcattattatgtttcagtgtgaagggcaccatagctagtgaaattactatacaaatgagacttaacatcatatgtctcaaggtgacgagcgcaattgaagtgccactTGCATGAGGCTGTAATAATCTACCTACAAAATATAAGATGAATTAAAAATTGATAGTACAGTATGAGTCTCCATGGAAATTGGAGCTTGCAAGATAGCAGTATCAGTCCACACAATATAATCAATTACACATACTTACTTTCCTCATTgctacacatacatacaatctaAATAATCAGACTTGTTGACAGACATGTAGCTTTACATTCTCATCCATTTTACAGATAGGTAATTCAAAAGTGCATCATATATTTAGTTTAGAAGTATTGGATATTgggtgtcaatatttttttcttctagGTTTATATTCTAGGAGACCATATCAATTCAAAATAGACTTGATAGTACATACCTGTAGTCTGCCTAGGACATTAATTAGAACTCCACCATCGAACATTGGTTGTGAATCAACCGATGTTATTATTCTGCCAATTTTTTGGAATGTTAAGGCCTGAAgacattaaatacaaaataatatattaggatataaaaaggcataaaaggcatgtattgtctcaaaattgattcctttagaattctttttgatgtcatttctaatatactagatactactaccgcttcggaaacaaatggcgctctgagagagaagaagcggtgcaagaaactctcccagcattgtttttttgcgctattttcaataaaaatatacaatattgtacagtcatttctatcattttaaaataatcacaatctagtcccaggctctccgatcatttagatattcagctgtactTCACAGCTACTACTAtattacgacagagccatttttttataaaacatttaaatttatttatagataatgcctgaacagtggctgggactttgttatagaagtgtatacatttacccttaaagctattatgtatcttatgaagcctactagaattagtttcaaacaatcccttatttctagtgttataataatgaaaatcactattaagagcaaaaaggtgacaatttttgtgaatgtatattaaattttcataaatgtactgacaatgaccagtgataatatttatttctttaaatttttctttgagagactttctataaccaagctgatatatagcacgaacagctctcttttgcagagcaaacactatatcaatgtcagcagcatgaccccacagtaaattACCAtatgtcatgatgctgtgaaaataactgaagtacactaatctagtggtcgcaacattcgtgtactctctaatctttctaacggcatatgccgcagagctatGCCATATAGCCATGAGAGTGTATTGTTTGATGaagatacttcacttattttaaaGTGAGTCAATGCACATATATTAATGATGAGGTAAACAATGCAGTCTTAAAGTGTGTTGGTTTGAGAcaaataatctgcacttaaacagtaaaaaaacaaagttttaaagGTTCATTACAAACACAGTGGAGGCACTAACCAGCTTACTTAtgaatgaccagagattggaacttgtggacactatgGTCCTTTTGGGTATCacattagataaaaagcttcagtggggtccccattttgcccaactagcagatagactcagctttGCAGCATACactgttagaaagattagagagtacacaaaTGTTGCTAGCGCTTGATTAGTATACTTGTTATTTTGACAGCATCATGACATGGTATTTTGCTGTAGCATCATACTGCTGACAtttatatagtgtttgctctgcaaattAGAGCTGCTTGTgctatgtttgtttgtatggtTTTAGAcagtcaaagaaaaatttaaaaaataaatattatgactgtttttatgaaatataatacatGCTATATTAGGTATATCAACTGTATTAATGTgttacagttattatttttcaCAGTTAAAATAGAAAACAATTACTTACATTAAGCTTTTCCATTATTTTTGCAGCACCTTGTATTTGAACTCCTTCAAATGTCATAAAGGAAGTTTCAACCTTAAACAATaaccataaaaattaaatgtttcttctataaaatttgtttatattatattaaataatgacaAGATATTTAAGTATATCTATCTGAAAATGTTGACTCACAGGTTAAAAGATAATGggcaattaataatatttttcggCAGGAGTACAGTaacctaaaatatttatattataaaatagcaTTATCTTGCAAGTACAACATAACAAATTTTCAATGCAGCTTCGTTCGAttggtattatattttatgacttatgAGAAAATTATTTGTCTACTTACGTTATACATATTGGCTAGATTAGCTCTTTGAGCGGGATCATCAAATAGAGTATAGTATTGTTGCACAAAACCTTTTCCAATTGCATCGTACTGTGGATTAAGCGCCattctaaataatatttcagaCTTAAGAGGGTAACCCAATAGAGAACAATCAACgagacaaatttaattttgtgcCGGCCAGCTGAGTCTTCCAGTTCTATAGGATCAAAGAATACTCGTTATTATTATACAGTATCAGGAGTATCTAAACTAagaaattcataaataaaaaaatataatggctGCAGCTACCGTCAAGTGAGCTCAATCAAATCAAAGCTGACAGCGCAAGTATCAACCTAAATCGTCATTCCATTTTGGAGtactcaataattattgtaggttaaaattaagataattacataattaaaaaaaatctcgtgTATTTACAcgagattttttaaatttatattataggaatttttttatttattcaagtcaAATAATTAAGTGAACTGTCAAGTTAACTCTGCCTTTGCTTTTCCAAAGTGaagaagatttaaaaaaaacaacatgtacGTGACATTGACAGCAGATACCCGCTGCGACATTCGGCCGTCACTCGTGTGTAAattgtaaacaaatattttaaaagctatttatattaaagaaatacataatattatctaatatataaaaatagatatactAATTTAACTATTTTCACTGTATTATATGCTGCCACTTAAAGAAAGAAATACATAAACTCTAAAAACTGCATCTAAAATGTCTTTAGCTGATGAGTTGCTTGCTGACTTGGAGGAGAATGATGATGTTGAACTAGAAGATGCTATTGAAAGTACAACTGATGTTAATCCTGAATTCACAGTACCTTTTCCTGTGGTCCCTAAAGAAGAAGagattaaaaatgtttctattAGGGAATTAGCAAAACTAAGACATTCTGATAGATTAAAAAGAGTAATTAACCATTGTGTTGTTTTATGAATGATGACAAGATAACATGTGTAACTTACAACTTAGATTGACGATTACATTTATGTTCTTCAGGTAATCactgaaattgaaaaaaattttggtaatGACCGTAAGAAAATGGAAGTGACTGGATTAATGGAATCAGACCCTGAATATCAATTAATTGTTGAGGCCAATAATATTGCTGTTGAGATTGATGGAGAGATAGGTTTGTAACCTCTGTCTGATAatcttagaaaaaaaatttgaaaataatgctATGACTGTTCATTTTCAATTTTGCTTAAAGTCATATTCATAGCTACAACATGCAAATAACAGAAATGATtagaaagtaaaaaatatttataaataaagttcttatcattataaaattgtaaatgtaacTATTGTTCACAGAGTTATACTATTAACActtacattgaaaatatgtttaaagtaTAACAAATACTTGAGATATCAATCTTATAGTGcttcttaattgttattttaaaaatacacaaactttgattaaataaaatgtctattttaCAATTCTGATTACTATTTAACACAGTATATACACTTATGATGAAGCTATTCTTATGTGTGAGGTTGTTGTAACAATGTTGTTGGTTTATGGATGGCTTGTTTACAAGTTATATAGTGaacatatcattaaattattaatctatctaatatataataatatattactatattttaaatcatgttttataaGCTATAGATGTCCTAATTCTTGAACATTTTTAGCAATTATTCACAGATTTGTCCGTGATAAATATCAAAAGCGTTTCCCTGAGCTAGAATCGTTGATAATAACACCACTGGAATATATCCACACAGTGAAAGAACTTGGCAATGATCTGGACAGGGCTAAGAGCAATGAGATACTACAGAGTTTTCTGACACAGGCAACCATCATGATTGTCTCAGTGACTGCATCAACTACACAAGGGTAACACTTATTTGTACAACATATTGACATATTCTCCGCTTAATTACAATGTGTGTGGTTTTATGTTTAAGCCCGGTATGCTGTTAAGAATATACCATTTTTATATAGCTACAACTTTGGAGCTTTAACAGTGACTATTAAAAGACACCTTGTTTAAAACCACACAGATTTTTAACAAAAGTAATGTTaagatattgtttattttacactCATTACTTATAATTAAGTTTCCAACACATCTACCAAACAACTTATTTGGAACAAATATTCTGATGATTTTTTACACATGGAATATctcagtttatttatttgtatgtgtgtCGCTAACATTTTAGAAAGTTGTTATCAGAAGATGAATTGGAAGAGGTAATTGAAGCATGTGATATGGCTTCAGAGTTGAATAATTATAAGCTGCAAATATATGAGTATGTGGAGAGCCGGATGACATTTATTGCACCAAATATAACAGCAATAGTTGGCAAGTATACTACCTATATGTACA
Proteins encoded in this region:
- the LOC126966403 gene encoding probable nuclear transport factor 2 isoform X2, producing MALNPQYDAIGKGFVQQYYTLFDDPAQRANLANMYNVETSFMTFEGVQIQGAAKIMEKLNALTFQKIGRIITSVDSQPMFDGGVLINVLGRLQTDEDLPHGYLQTFVLKPIGNSFYVEHDMFRLALHDM
- the LOC126966403 gene encoding probable nuclear transport factor 2 isoform X1, with product MALNPQYDAIGKGFVQQYYTLFDDPAQRANLANMYNVETSFMTFEGVQIQGAAKIMEKLNALTFQKIGRIITSVDSQPMFDGGVLINVLGRLQCDDDPPHPYVQTFVLKPLADTYFVQHDIFRLGIHDIA